ATCTGAATCGTTGATTTGATTACAGTCTCCCCAACGAGTCGCGCGCTCGTGCACAACTTGAAAAGTCCGAGACTTCAATGATGTGATAACTTCATAAAACTAAGCTTTAAAATTCCAATATCGAGATTAAATGAGCTAAAAACAGTCAAATGCTTGTAATATGGAAAAAACCGCAGCTACAGAGACAAACAAGTCAGcaacaaacaaatacaaaagCTGTGAAGAAAATCTGCCTTACAACCAAAATTTCACCCCCAAGAAACAAGGGTGtacatctggccccagttgttcaaaaggtggataacgcgatccaccggataaatcactatccattgaatagcgcaattggttttgctatgacttatccactggatactgATTTATCCGCCGAATAGTGCAGTCcttcgtttgaacaactggggccagtatTAATTTCAAGACGTGAGCTTACATCAATCACGAAGAGTTAATTAAACATTCTTGCAGTGAAGCAAGTGTTCATGCAAAACTTTTTCAAAGTTACACGTTCAACAAGATCTCAACCCTAAATACATAAAATAGCTTTTTACCTTCAACACATCCTGCAATCGCTTTGAAATATCCCGAAGCCGGTAGGACCTgtacgccattttgaaatggacGAATGGACGTATTACACAATTTATGCCAGTGCGCATGTCCTGCCTAAAAACACTGCAGCCGCGCAATTAGTATTTCCGTGAGAAGCTGGATCGACGCAAAAGatatttcaagatggcagaCGGAGATCGAAGTActtcccaaaatatttttcttcagTAAACGTGGGCTGCCTTTTGAGGTTTAGAAGCAACAACAGCAATCCTTTTTTGTATACGAGTCACAAGTCACTAGGAGCTGCCTGATTTTGCTCGGCAGTGACTAAAAAAATATGTAATTCAGCTGTGAGATAATCAGCCAGCTGGACGATTGGTGGACGATTGGAGGTATCCCGATGTGCCGAGTTTAACCAAGCATAAAACGTAAGGATTTTTATTGATAGTGGTGGGATTGGATTAATAGTTaatatttttcactttcttcttttAGCAGAACAGTTGAAATGGGTCTCCTGTCAGATGTTCGTGGACGCAAGAAAGTGGTTGATGTACTTGTCACTCATTGCTCAAAATTATGGTAGTTTCCTAAATTGTAAAAGTATATCTGATGTTTTAAAATCACAGACAGTTACTGCATGCGATCACCATATCTTTAAGAGTCATATTTCATTTTGCAACGCAAAGAACATTTTCACTTACTGTCTGTAATGAAATCAGTTGTTGGTTGTTTAATGATGTATTATAACAATTGGTGCATGCAAATGTGCATCTGCAGCTTTGGGTAGAAGATATTCACCCTGATGAAATAATGCATGGAGATGTAAGACTGTTGACTAATTTGACACTTATTTgtttccccctttttttttttgcatataaaCAGTATGCTGAGTTATGTTGCTGGTATAGTTTGGTTGTGTGTGTTATCTGATCGATCAATGAATGGCCGAACTTATTTTTCGGAAAATGCTTTGCTACCTGGTCTGGTTGAAGCAGAATTTGGAAAACACAAATTAGCATCAGAATTGTTTAGGAAATTTTCAACAGTAGCTGAAGGAGACCTGAGGTTAGTGTTGTCCttgttttaatattaaaatCACTATTGTAGTTAAGTGGGCTTTTAGAATCTTGAAACTGAGATCATTcaacaaacaaatacaaaagCTGTGAAGAAAATCTGCCTTACAACCAAAATTTCACCCCCAAGAAATCTAGCTACCTactggtttgcctcccgccagttgggattcttaacagttgttattgttgtgttctgtcatctcgttgattgtgtttccttggacctgaaaagcccctatggggagtggtcaattaagcatGTATTGTATTGAACATATTGTATTCTATTGGGTATTTCAAATGTACGAAACTTCATATATTCCCAGTGAAGCAACAGCTGCAAATGCagtgttgttgttgatgtttgATTGTTTTTTCTGTTCTAACCCTTTGTTAGTTTTCagcaaaattaatacaaaataatgtttgaatATACAGTATGCTAAATGTCTCTGGTGTTTTTCAAGAAACTTAATGATTATTACTTTGTTCAAagaacaaagagtaagattcgACTCCATTTTTTGGACTTtagactttttttattttttattttttgttttttttggggtTGTGCTCTGGCTGCGCATGGGTAAAAATTTTCTGTCTCGTAGAAGGCAGTTTAAGTGGGATTGGAACTCGATATTTCTTCCTTCAGTGGAAAttgtgatgaccactaaaccaccgaAGACTACGTGACAATTTAACGGGGAAATGTGTATTAAAAAATTGTGTGCATGACCggaaacaagtttttgtgttttcgttgctcAGAATACAATATGCAGTTATTGTATGACTCTGTAACAGatatcataattttataattctcccaactggtattgttaagaaaaagtattcaatatttttaaatatcatcGTAGAGACTTCCAAAGCAATCTTTTTTCTGGcgttgattggaatcaatgccgttTAACAACAGTATtaaatgtacaaacaaatatcCACAATTGCACTTAACCCTATCATTGGGTCATGAAATGTGGACTGTGAACTgcggactacggaattgaaactggatatttaccaagataccttattataggaaattaacagTGCACTTTATTAACGCGATTTTACAAAATTCGtgttaatagacctttttaccgatacggtggccattttgatttctattgtttcgaatacctattatgggatgccatgtgtatttgccccctgagcatcccataatgtcttccGAAACAATAGAagatcaaaatggccgccgtatctgcaaaaaggtctatttaatGTATCTTAATTAATGTCGATGTAAATTTAATGCACGCTATTTTACAGCATTGCTATTTTAAAGCACCTAAATTATTTCATTACTATAACAAAACCTTATTAGTTCCTCACTAGGTCCATTTGAGCAATCCTAAAAATGCTTCAGTCTTTTTCTCAATGAGACATATGTATCTTGAGATTTTGtaagtgcagcaaattcgtGTTACTGCAACAAACTGAggctttgaaagatcttttgaatTGATAGGGTCTAGTTAggcttcaaaataaaatttttggctgGAAAGAAAACTTAGAAACATCGATCCGTGGACTTGTCTTGTAAGGTTTTATTCACGAAAGCCAAAATGCGGTTTGGCGTTCAGAAATGTAAAGTGCGAGttcgcagaattatgaaaatcgcagtaagtaAAGCAAGATGCTTATTGAAAAATTTGCGTTAATTTAATGCATGTAAACTTAACTTTTAAGAAATTCGTGTTAATTTAGTGCAACGTAAATTTTCATCGCGTTGTCAACATGCataatttaaagtggtactacgaccaaaaaaacaaatcttttttttctttggatttcaaaactatgttaactaaacaccaagTGACCCAAGtcttaagttctgattttaaaaagacacctgtttatttttactaGAATTTtcttattggtccgccattactaactttaaaatcttgagagagctgggtcgaggagaaaatgacgtcaaagactcactagtttaagaatgcaatgcgtgtgtacgcaaCTGAATTAATACGCAgaacgggagttttgggctttcagacccgtgttttgcatatataataaattgcgtttacacgctgaaaattttaagctagtgagtaaatgacgtcattttctctagatccaaccttctgaggtctaatcggtcagttttgaatgtgagtaatggtggaccatgaaatccaaaacttacactcaaaataaacagcctttggaaaaactcaaagctcaaaactttgccagttaggtgttaagcgaacacgctttcaaaatctcaagaaaaaaaggaaatgattttttgatcatagaaCCACTTTAAAGgtattgtaacataaaaaaaaacccactgaaATACGGTGAACTTGTAGGAAGTCGACTACAAATCCTtcaaacaaagtgtaggctTAGCCCCCTTAGCCAACTACAAAAATTAATGCAGTGGGTGCATTGGTAGGAGTATTGCCAGTGAATGGATTAATATCCAGAAAAATGCTTATGTGTGATACCCAGACCTGGATACCCTATCCATTCAGATCTGTCATCACAATCCTCCTTCCTTAACGTTAGtcaatttttcagtttcaatgcGTCACAGCTGATCACTGATACCATGGAGAGCATAGGCCTTCACACTTACCATCAAAATTTCTCAGTTCATCTACCCTTGCCTGGTGTGTCTGAGCCTAAAACCGTAAGTGGCAGGAACATCTATGGAATCCTCAGAGCTCCTAGAATAGCTGGCACCGAAGCTTTAGTGATAAGTGTTCCTTACAAGCAAGGCAATAACAAAGGAGCCTTGGCATTAATGCTGTCATTTGCAGACCATTGTCGAAGTAAGTTAAAAAGGGATAGTGGTGTAAATTAGGGTGACAAGGGGTCATGGAGGTTATATTAAGAACACATCATGTTTATAGTGATCAGTACTCTGTCACACTTTGCAATAGTTGTTTTGGAGTGCTAGCCTGGCAGCTCCACAAATTTGATCAGATTTCTAAGAAGAACAGTGAAATCTAGAAAGCAAAAGTCTCTATGAAAATTACATAGTTACATTGTGATAAGAAACAGCAAATTAATAACGAAGTTTAACATCCTTCTTAATGGGTTGTCAgtgtcaataaattattgtcagCTATCAATAATATTATGAGTAGGGTAGCTGGTTCACACTCATAATTTATAGAACAATCAACCTTTTCTGAGCGGTTCCTGACTTAACTCTTCCACTGGGTTGTTTCACTCTAGTCAGTATACATGTATTCTTGACAAATTATTGTTGAATCCATTTTTGCTTTGGGTGAATTCAGCTTGTATCTTTCCATAATTTCCCCACTGCACCTACATGTACACATGCAATAAAATGCATTACCTGTATTTTTCATGATTCCAATCATGGTTGATTCAATCTCCTttcaattgcagaaaaaagttACTGGTCAAAGGACATAATATTTCTTGTGACAGACAAAAATCAGCTTGGGATGCAAGCTTGGCTTGATGCATACCATGGCCTCTCAAATTCTTGTAAGTACGAAAAATTAATGTAGACAAAAAATATAGAAGGCAgcaatgacaataaaaaattaataatcttaTCTAAGACATGGAGCATCGAGATCTACAGTAAGACATCTAAGACCAGGCAGTTTTTCGAAAGTCGCATcacattaaaataaaaattaattgcaaGTCAGGCACATTACTACATGTAGTAAGAAATACTTTTTGCTTTAACTCGATGGATCAAGACACAAATCATTTGATGACATTAATGCATGAATAACATTAGTGCTAACTCTTCATGTATTAAAGATGTCTGATACTGTTTTCTGTCCTTCACACAGATATCTCTTCAGCACCTTTAGAGGGGCATTCTGGTTCTATACAGGCTGCACTGAATTTAGAGTTTGCTCGTGAAAAAGTCAGCGTCTTTCATATTGCTATTGAAGGCATCAATGCACAGTTACCTAATCTAGATCTTGTCAATACTGTGTTTAGGCTGTGCCGCAAGGAGCGGATTCCAGCAGCTTTACATACAGAGGTATGTAATAGATGAAACTGCCATAATTTCAGCTTTTTATTGCTAGAAATGATTGGAAAAGAGACCAGAAATAAAAGTTTGGATTCAGCTCACAGTCACATTTCAAGCAACAGATAATACATCACCTAATCAGCAATAAACTGGTACAGGTTTTATGCAAACATAAATGGTAACAGAGTGAAAATTGCGGGAGAAAAACATAACAATTTTGGCCTCATCCTCGCAGAAGTTATGTTACTTAATGTTTGAAATGTGGCATTCATTTACGAAAAAATGTTCATGAATTATAGTTAGATTGCTTATTTTTAGTGTGCCATTAACACTTCTTTTCATTCAAGCTTGACTTTTGTAATAACTGTTACTGTAAGAAGCAAGTTATAAATTATGCTTCCCTTCCTTTCAATAAAATACAAGGTAATAGACCAATttaatttcaatatattaacattcagtccgaaacaaaagacatcatctcgaggctctggggaagaaactcatacaaatccttatatttattccccagagccttgagatgatgccttttatttaggactgaattttaatgtatcgaaattggtctattaagcTTGCAATGTTTAGCAAAGAATGTGAATGATACCCTCCCATCTTGTTAACCCATCAACCCCTGGGAGTGAAACTTaacagatttcactctgtctaacgccagacgattttacttgtcaacggAGGGCATCCTTGGGTACGGTGCCTAAGGAGTCAAtcggttaaccagtcaaaaagtAGGTCCCCTCCATTAAATTTCCAGTGATCCTTAATGTTGTTTAGGGGAGGGGTGTGTATCAACATTTTTCCAGAACGTTTGCAACAACGCACTACCATAACTCAAACCTTATGGTCAAAAAGTTCATGGCTGCGAACTAATTAATGAActctttgttgctgttgttgtatATTGATGTCAGGGATACcatgagaacttaggagcctgGGCTGACTCAGTTTCATCGCTTGTTaccatggtgatgatgatgttttATCAAGCCTCAGGGAGGCCCTCTGGCAATCACGGCTTATTTCACAGATATCGTATTGAAGCTCTCACAATGAAGGATGGCGGAGGAGATGAAGATTACGGACGTGGGTTTCTAATAACGGGAGAGTAAGTGATACAGTATTTCTTTTTACAGCATGTGCTGTggtgtaaacaatttttttcacaattccaattttaaaaaatatttaggaacttttattttccattgtttttcactcatttccACATATGTATAACAGCAGAAAATAAGAATGAAAGTTGATGGAAACATTTGAGGCAAGGAATAAACAGAAACCACAAGATTCacataacataataataataataacaataacaatagcttTTATTTAGAGAGGGGAACACAATAATCTATCACAGTTTTCTAACTTGCGGCCCTCTAATCCAGATTGAATTGGAATTtggagtgagggtttttgagaagaggggaaaaccagagttcCTGGGGGAAatcctctcggagcagagaagagaatcgacaacgaactcaacccacttatgatgTCGAGTCCGCAAAGACCCCAGGCCACGTTGGTGGAAGGATATTGCATTCATCATTATGCCAACCCTGCTCCCTCTGGCAGTCATGTCTTATTTCACAAGTATCGTATTGAAGCTCTCACAATGAAGGATGGCGGAGGAGCTGGAGATTATGTATGTGGTCTCTAACAACAGGATACCATGATGCTCCCACACACGTGAAAATCATTATCCCATCAATAATTTCTTTGCCTAATGTAgtgttttcaatgaaatttggTCATAGTATTTCGCTGCTAATAAAGTTAACCCATACGCCCCTAAAGTGCTTgccgtttttttctttttcagcctTAATTTTGAAAGTCTTTAATATGGTTGTCCATTATTTTTACGCAGGGTCATTGAAGGTATCGTTCGCAGTTTAAACAACCTTCTTGAGCCTTTCCATCAGTCTTTCTTCTTCTATCTTCTGCCGGAGTCGAACAGATATGTCTCTATTGGCCTCTATATGCCTCCGTTTGGCTGTCTTCTTTTAGGACCTGCAATCATGGCAATAGTGCTTTGGTCAGCAGCTTCAACTGGGCCAAGATCAGAGGCAAAGACCTTACAATTGGCTGGGATGGCAGAGGAGGAGCCTACAGATACTAACGACGAGCAAGAGTGCTCAGAATTAAAGAGAGATTGcggtaaaaagaaaattgtagaTTTGGAGGAGAAGGTTTGTCGCGTTCTGTTTGACTTAACAGTCCATCGTAAATCgttacatgtaaataaaaaatatatgtaattTTGGAGTTTGAGCGACTTCCAAGTGCTTTTCTGTGAAGTCAACTTAAAATGATTTCTTGGGTGAAGGCATACAGTTGTCCTTTAGAGCGTAAATGATCCGAGGAATTCACAACATTTTTTGGCTAGCTGGCCAATCATAAGTGTAGAGGTGCAAAGAAATTTGTCTTCATGAACAATTAAAATCTGCTCTCTTCattgtatttatttaatttttgtcaAATTCATTCATTAGGATCATATTAAAATCATCCCATGTTTTTGGGTTCAAATTCTTCGTATATAATGGAATCAATTTCATGTCATAAATACCTTGGTGTTTTTTTACATATGTACTCCCTGGCTGTTTTAGTATCCTGTACAGTCTCACGACTTCTGGGATTATGAAATATGTATTTGTGTACACTGTATGTATGGATGGCAATATAGTCGAACTGTGTCTCATTCCATCGTTCCAGGTGTCTTTTTTGCGTTATCCACCCAATATTGGCTCCGTTGTGCCCCTTGTGATCGCAGCTCATATGGCAGGTGTTTTGGTATTTTGCTCTCCTGATCTTGGATATAAACTCGGAGAAATTATCGGAATGGACCCTTTGCAGTCTGCATATGCTAGCATTGTTTGCTGTTTTGTGGCCATTATTCTTTTTGCTTTATTTGAAAGGTGAGTATCTCCAGCTTCACACAACTGCATAGACATGTTTCCAGCGCGTGTTGACTTTCACGTCACTTCTATGTAAACTGCAGTAGACATGtctgagaaatatttttttgaggGGCTGGAGGTGGGGATAGAATTTTTCACGTTGTAGTAGATAGCCGATTTGCACGTGGCATCCACAAACATCGCCAATCGCATTAGGCCCTCTGATTCAgtcctactgcgcataatttcttgcgtcgtCAGTTCGCGCGCGCATAATGCGCACATCGATAAAATGGCTGATTTTATTGACACCAAGCTCAATCCGTCAAAAAATGGcaattttctcctgaacgagtacg
The Montipora capricornis isolate CH-2021 chromosome 10, ASM3666992v2, whole genome shotgun sequence genome window above contains:
- the LOC138019918 gene encoding glycosylphosphatidylinositol anchor attachment 1 protein-like isoform X2; its protein translation is MFVDARKWLIMLSYVAGIVWLCVLSDRSMNGRTYFSENALLPGLVEAEFGKHKLASELFRKFSTVAEGDLSFNASQLITDTMESIGLHTYHQNFSVHLPLPGVSEPKTVSGRNIYGILRAPRIAGTEALVISVPYKQGNNKGALALMLSFADHCRKKSYWSKDIIFLVTDKNQLGMQAWLDAYHGLSNSYISSAPLEGHSGSIQAALNLEFAREKVSVFHIAIEGINAQLPNLDLVNTVFRLCRKERIPAALHTEGYHENLGAWADSVSSLVTMVMMMFYQASGRPSGNHGLFHRYRIEALTMKDGGGDEDYGRGFLITGEVIEGIVRSLNNLLEPFHQSFFFYLLPESNRYVSIGLYMPPFGCLLLGPAIMAIVLWSAASTGPRSEAKTLQLAGMAEEEPTDTNDEQECSELKRDCGKKKIVDLEEKVSFLRYPPNIGSVVPLVIAAHMAGVLVFCSPDLGYKLGEIIGMDPLQSAYASIVCCFVAIILFALFERALHVDNVTQREDSMKKCGALIFFSIVMGAIATMNFSLAFFVAVFQVPVFLFVAPSVSRPRRTIQGVLLLLVSPPMILFLLLLVYNTITLDRDADFVSVLASTLTAAHQSVTSSIREARMLGTWSFAITCLAVFPNWLMFWCIAWD
- the LOC138019918 gene encoding glycosylphosphatidylinositol anchor attachment 1 protein-like isoform X1, with amino-acid sequence MGLLSDVRGRKKVVDVLVTHCSKLCMLSYVAGIVWLCVLSDRSMNGRTYFSENALLPGLVEAEFGKHKLASELFRKFSTVAEGDLSFNASQLITDTMESIGLHTYHQNFSVHLPLPGVSEPKTVSGRNIYGILRAPRIAGTEALVISVPYKQGNNKGALALMLSFADHCRKKSYWSKDIIFLVTDKNQLGMQAWLDAYHGLSNSYISSAPLEGHSGSIQAALNLEFAREKVSVFHIAIEGINAQLPNLDLVNTVFRLCRKERIPAALHTEGYHENLGAWADSVSSLVTMVMMMFYQASGRPSGNHGLFHRYRIEALTMKDGGGDEDYGRGFLITGEVIEGIVRSLNNLLEPFHQSFFFYLLPESNRYVSIGLYMPPFGCLLLGPAIMAIVLWSAASTGPRSEAKTLQLAGMAEEEPTDTNDEQECSELKRDCGKKKIVDLEEKVSFLRYPPNIGSVVPLVIAAHMAGVLVFCSPDLGYKLGEIIGMDPLQSAYASIVCCFVAIILFALFERALHVDNVTQREDSMKKCGALIFFSIVMGAIATMNFSLAFFVAVFQVPVFLFVAPSVSRPRRTIQGVLLLLVSPPMILFLLLLVYNTITLDRDADFVSVLASTLTAAHQSVTSSIREARMLGTWSFAITCLAVFPNWLMFWCIAWD